A portion of the Punica granatum isolate Tunisia-2019 chromosome 7, ASM765513v2, whole genome shotgun sequence genome contains these proteins:
- the LOC116213265 gene encoding E3 ubiquitin-protein ligase UPL1-like isoform X1, translated as MMKLKRRALEVPPKIRSFINSVTVVPLENIEEPLKCFSWEFDKGDFHHWVDLFDHFDSFFEKYIKSRKDLQLEENFLESDPPFPKAAVLQILRVIRIILENCTNKHFYSSYEQHLSALLASTDVDVVEACLQTLAAFLKKAIGKCSIRDSSLSSKLYALAQGWGVKEEGLGLVACALPNGCDPIAQELGSTLHFEFYADKDSANEQQTGEGLKIIHLPSVSSCPESDLELLDKLIKEYKVPSSLRFSLLTRLRFARAFGSLASRQQYTSIRLYAFIVLVKASSDADDLTSFFNAEPEFINELLSLLSYEEEVPEKIRILCLLSLVALCQDRNRQASVLAAVTSGGHRGILSSLVQKAIESVTSGSSKWPVVFAEALLSLVTALVSSSNGCSAMREAGFIATLLPLLKDTDPQHLHLVSTAVHILEAFMDYSNPAAALFRELGGLDDTVARLKVEVSYIENGAKQQVEATDCGENVQAVAPAASSDLDNVQPLYSEALVSYHRRLLMKALLRAISLGTYATGNASSVYGSNENLLPQCLCIIFRRAKDFGGGVFSLAATVMSDLIHKDPTCFSLLDAVGLPSAFLDAIMDGVLCSSEAVSCIPQCLDALCLNTAGLEAVKDRNALRCFVKIFTSRAYLRALTGDTPGTLSSGLDELLRHASSLRGSGVEMLLEILNTISNIGSAGETTNLSSESAPVPMETDAEGGSSVSPDEGDSSKAVVNSEQTSETSSDASVTNIEGFLPDCVCNAARLLETVLQNAETCRIFVEKKGIEAVLQLLTLPSMPLSVPLGHSLSIAFKNFSLQHSASLAHAVCSFLRQYSSTTNSLLESVAGTPLAAVESAKQAKILRNLSILEDILSLSIFLLKGTTTLFTELGAADADSLKDLGRTYREVIWQVSSCNDSKVEEKKAVEQDQENADAGSSNPVARESDDDANMPVVRYMNPVSIRNGSQSLWGGEREFFSVVRSGESLHRRSRHGFSRIRGGRTGRHLEALNLEPEVQTSTPETSSHNVKKKSPDVLVLEILGRLATTLRSFFTALVKGFTSSNRRRGDSASMVSASKTLGSGLAKIYFEALSFSGHSNYQRTDLSLSVKCRYLGKIVDDMAALTFDSRRRTCYASMINNFYVHGTFKELLMTFEATSQLLWTLPYSAPAPATDHDKVVEETRLSHSTWLRDTLQSYCRELEYFVNSAFLISPTSTSQAQQLIQPVTTGLSIGLFPVPRDPEVFVQLLQSQVLDVILPVWNHQMFPNCSPEFIASMISLVTHVYSGVGDVKRNRAGITGSTTQRYMPPPPDEATITTIVEMGFTRARAEEALRRVESNSVEMAMEWLFSHAEDPVQEDDELARALALSLGNSSETTKSDVADKPMDVATDGPQAKAPPVDDVLSALVKLFQNSDVMAFPLTDLLVTLCNRKKGEERPKVISFLIQQLKLCRLDFSTDTSALCMISHVIALVLSEDGSAREIAAQNGIVSAAIDILMNFRARNELADETVVPKCISALLLILDNMLQPRPKVLSENSEGVNTGSLAEPSPEQDSLSILAPVTENKAGSELPDKESGTVLEKIFGNSTGYLTIDESQKLLQVACDFIKQHVPSMMMQAVLQICARLTKTHALALQFLEYGGLAALFSLPRACFFPGYDTVASAIIRHLLEDPQTLQTAMELEIKQTLSGSRHGGRVSPRTFLTSMASVISRDPTVFMKAASAVCQLETSGGRTLVVLLKERDKSKSSASEPGLSLNESGNKMQDGSVKCSKSHKKVPANLTQVIDQLLDIVLKFPSSKGQEDSGCDLTLMEVDEPDTKVKGKAKVDSTRKSDSESERSAALAKVTFVLILLSDILLMYAHAVGVILKRDLELQGSNQLESSGNGGLLHHILHHLLPLSAQKSAGPDEWRDKLSEKASSFLVALCGRSAEGRRRVICELVKTFSSFSNLESNSSRTTLLPDKKVSSFAELAYSILSKNSSPGNLLGSGCSTDVAKSMIDGGMVQCLASILQVIDLDHPDAPKIVTLIVKSLESLTRAANMSEPVFRPEALNKKKNAISSETVNEQASAPSPAELAEENQDSFNQQEAPGTVEMQEQQHRGGSPEGEGNMHEENPNNSEGQDMRNEVEAMASSPTTNLGMDFIREEMEDGGPPHGGNHIEVTFRVEGRADDDMGDEDDMGEDAEEDDDDDDGEDEDEAEDGTGMMSLPDTDVEDHDDTGMGDDFNDDMIDEDDDDFHENRVIEVRWREALDGLDHHLQVLGQPGASGGLIEGWNMDDLFGLRRTLGFERRRQTGRSSFDRSATEASGFQHPLLVRPNQAGNMVSLRDLESLPADSFDASHFYMFDAPVLPYDHVPSSLFSTRIGSSSVHPPLGDYSIGLDSLQLPGRRGLSDGRWTDDGQPPAGPQASAIAQAVEEQFLSQLQRSSPPAERQLQSSGPQENQLLDAATNNGSRQTAEGGIDETQRSEDQNEEIGNEVRNQQINPAVESIPSQEQINPESSAAEEPMSIQPLSLNSSPNQQDNMEIGNGDSATATGEGETFLEFVISSMETGGGQADPDAEDVSARAVVRDESLESTDIGAADGTASGMPDDGQAAAARPTTVDVDMSSSDNEIGQADPSGAVAESLQPEAVATVNADLPEQAAVNSEVPGGNAIDPTFLEALPEDLRAEVLASQQAQPVQPPAYVPPSADEIDPEFLAALPPDIQAEVLAQQRAQRVTQQAQPVDMDNASIIATFPADLREEVLLTSSEAVLSALPSPLLAEAQMLRDRAMSHYQARSLFGGSHRLSSRRNGLGFDRQPAMDRGVGVTIGQRAASAVSDNLKFKEIEGEPLLDSSALKALIRLLRLAQPLGKGLLQRLLLNLCAHSATRANLVHLLLGMIKPEAEGLPGGLATINSQRLYGCQSNIVYGRSQLLDGLPPLVLRRIVEILTYLATNHSAVASMLFYFDPSSLAEASSLGYLDSKSYKGKEKVVEGVSSNGSQDAQAEVPLVIFLKLLNRPLFSRSTTHFEQVLGLIQVVVYDAAAKLESESQSEKAIDDAKVPPEQTGDLKKEKSSNGPENTSDSNDKEAKSTTDETSSSKPKTSVNIYDVLLQLPKSDLRNLCSLLGREGLSDKVYLLASEVLKKLSRVAAPHRKLFIMELSELAHDLSSSAVNELVTLRNTHMLGLSAGSMAGAAILRVLQALSSLTAAGVGGAKGLDADKELEEQTTMWKLNLALESLWQELSDCIGVTEAQLSQSSLGPTMPNVNVVDQVQGISASPPLPPGTQRLLPYIEAFFVLSEKLQASSSTTVQQDQATVTATEVKECVGASTSSSTTKSSADSQKRLDGLVTFVKFAEKHRRLLNAFIRQNPGLLENSLSMMLKAPRLVDFDNKRSYFRSRIRQQHEQSLSGPLRISVRRAYVLEDSYNQLRMRSTQELKGRLNVQFQGEEGIDAGGLTREWYQLLSRVIFDRGALLFTTVGNNATFQPNPNSVYQTEHLSYFKFVGRVVAKALFDGQLLDVHFTRSFYKHILGIKVTYHDIEAVDPDYYKNLKWMLENDVSDIPDLTFSMDADEEKHILYEKNEVTDYELKPGGRNIRVTEETKHEYVDLVADHILTNAIRTQINSFLEGFSELILRDLISIFNDKELELLISGLPEIDLDDLRANTEYTGYTAASSVVQWFWDVVKGFTKEDMARLLQFVTGTSKVPLEGFRALQGISGPQRFQIHKAYGAPDRLPSAHTCFNQLDLPEYTSKEQLQDRLLLAIHEASEGFGFG; from the exons ATGATGAAGCTGAAGCGGAGAGCTCTGGAAGTG CCTCCAAAAATCAGATCCTTCATCAATAGCGTGACTGTGGTTCCTCTTGAAAATATAGAAGAACCCCTCAAATGTTTTTCTTGGGAGTTTGATAAG GGGGATTTTCATCATTGGGTTGATCTCTTTGATCATTTTGATTCCTTTTTTGAGAAGTACATAAAATCAAGGAAGGATTTGCAGCTTGAGGAAAATTTTTTGGAGTCTGACCCTCCATTTCCTAAAGCTGCAGTTCTCCAAATTCTTCGTGTTATAAGGATAATTTTGGAGAACTGCACCAACAAACACTTCTATAGTTCATATGAG CAGCACCTTTCAGCATTACTTGCCTCCACTGATGTGGACGTGGTTGAGGCTTGTCTGCAGACCTTGGCTGCTTTTTTGAAAAAAGCCATTGGAAAGTGCTCAATCAGAGATTCTTCTTTGAGTTCCAAGTTGTATGCACTTGCACAAGGATGGGGCGTGAAGGAAGAGGGACTTGGACTAGTTGCTTGTGCATTGCCTAACGGATGTGATCCTATTGCACAGGAATTAGGCTCCACTCTCCATTTCGAGTTCTATGCAGATAAGGATTCGGCCAATGAGCAGCAGACTGGAGAAGGGCTGAAAATCATTCACTTGCCCAGTGTCAGCAGTTGCCCAGAAAGTGATCTGGAGCTTCTGGACAAGTTAATCAAAGAATATAAAGTACCCAGTAGTTTGAGATTCTCATTGTTGACGAGATTGCGTTTTGCAAGGGCATTCGGATCTTTAGCTTCTCGGCAGCAATACACCAGCATTCGGCTCTATGCTTTCATCGTTCTAGTTAAAGCAAGCAGCGATGCTGATGATTTGACATCTTTCTTCAACGCAGAGCCAGAGTTCATCAATGAACTATTATCATTGTTGAGCTATGAAGAAGAAGTTCCTGAAAAGATCCGTATTCTGTGTCTGCTTTCACTGGTGGCTCTTTGTCAGGACAGGAATCGTCAGGCCTCTGTTCTTGCTGCTGTCACATCTGGTGGACACCGTGGGATTCTTTCCAGCCTGGTACAGAAGGCTATTGAGTCTGTCACCAGTGGCTCCTCGAAGTGGCCTGTAGTGTTTGCAGAGGCTCTTCTATCTCTTGTAACTGCTCTGGTTTCATCTTCAAATGGATGCTCAGCAATGAGGGAAGCTGGGTTTATTGCCACCCTCCTGCCCCTACTTAAAGACACGGACCCACAGCACTTGCATTTGGTCAGCACTGCTGTGCATATTCTTGAAGCTTTCATGGATTACAGCAACCCAGCGGCTGCGTTGTTCAGAGAATTAGGGGGCTTAGATGATACTGTGGCTCGCCTTAAGGTAGAAGTGTCTTATATCGAGAATGGTGCAAAGCAGCAAGTTGAGGCAACTGATTGTGGGGAGAATGTGCAAGCTGTTGCACCTGCTGCTTCCAGTGATCTGGACAATGTGCAGCCACTTTATTCTGAAGCACTAGTCTCATACCATCGAAGGCTGCTTATGAAAGCTTTGCTCCGTGCAATATCCCTCGGCACTTATGCTACTGGGAATGCATCCAGTGTGTACGGCTCCAACGAGAACCTCTTGCCTCAATGCTTGTGTATAATTTTCCGGCGGGCAAAAGACTTCGGCGGAGGTGTTTTCTCACTTGCTGCGACTGTCATGAGTGATTTGATTCACAAAGATCCAACATGCTTTTCTCTCTTAGATGCTGTGGGTCTTCCTTCAGCTTTCTTGGATGCTATAATGGATGGTGTTCTATGCTCTTCAGAGGCAGTTTCATGCATACCTCAATGCTTGGATGCCCTGTGCCTTAATACTGCAGGGCTCGAGGCTGTGAAAGATCGGAATGCATTGAGGTGCTTTGTCAAGATATTTACTTCCAGAGCTTATCTGCGCGCACTGACTGGTGATACACCTGGTACCTTGTCCAGTGGGTTAGATGAACTGCTGCGCCATGCATCGTCTCTGCGTGGATCTGGTGTGGAGATGCTGCTTGAGATTTTGAATACCATTTCAAATATTGGATCCGCAGGTGAAACGACTAATTTGTCCAGTGAGTCAGCTCCTGTTCCTATGGAAACTGATGCTGAAGGAGGGAGTTCAGTTTCTCCAGATGAAGGCGATTCTTCCAAGGCTGTTGTCAATTCAGAGCAGACCTCGGAGACTTCGTCAGATGCTTCAGTAACAAACATTGAGGGCTTCCTTCCAGATTGTGTATGCAATGCTGCACGGCTTCTTGAAACTGTCCTTCAGAATGCTGAGACCTGCCGtatatttgttgaaaaaaAGGGGATTGAAGCAGTTTTACAGTTGTTGACATTGCCTTCAATGCCACTCTCAGTTCCCCTTGGGCATAGCTTGTCTATTGCCTTCAAAAATTTCTCACTGCAGCACTCTGCTTCTCTGGCTCATGCTGTATGCTCTTTCCTCAGACAATATTCAAGCACCACAAACAGTCTTTTGGAGTCTGTTGCTGGGACTCCGCTTGCTGCAGTTGAATCAGCAAAGCAAGCAAAAATTCTGAGAAACCTTTCTATTCTTGAAGACATTCTGAGTCTCTCCATTTTCCTGTTGAAGGGGACAACTACTTTGTTTACTGAACTGGGTGCTGCAGATGCTGATTCATTGAAAGATCTCGGTAGAACATACAGGGAGGTGATCTGGCAAGTATCATCATGCAACGACTCTAAGGTGGAAGAAAAGAAGGCTGTTGAACAAGATCAGGAGAATGCAGACGCGGGTTCTTCTAATCCTGTTGCTAGAGAGAGTGATGATGATGCAAACATGCCAGTGGTTAGATACATGAATCCGGTTTCCATAAGGAATGGTTCTCAGTCCTTGTGGGGTGGAGAGCGTGAGTTCTTCTCAGTTGTCCGCTCAGGTGAAAGTTTGCACCGGCGCAGCCGACACGGTTTCTCGCGCATAAGGGGTGGAAGGACAGGGAGGCACTTGGAGGCTTTGAATCTAGAGCCTGAGGTTCAGACTAGTACTCCAGAGACCTCTTCCCACAATGTGAAAAAGAAGAGTCCTGATGTTCTTGTCCTGGAGATTCTGGGTAGGTTGGCCACCACTCTGCGATCCTTTTTCACGGCTCTTGTCAAGGGATTCACCTCATCAAACCGACGCAGAGGTGACTCTGCATCGATGGTGTCTGCTTCAAAGACCCTAGGCTCTGGCCTggcaaaaatatattttgaggCTCTTAGCTTCTCTGGGCATTCTAATTATCAGAGGACGGATTTGTCTCTGTCCGTGAAATGCCGTTATCTCGGAAAAATTGTTGATGACATGGCAGCACTTACGTTTGACAGCCGTAGACGGACGTGTTACGCATCAATGATCAATAACTTCTATGTTCACGGAACTTTTAAGGAGCTGCTTATGACTTTTGAGGCCACAAGTCAGTTGCTATGGACTCTGCCCTATTCTGCTCCAGCTCCAGCCACTGATCATGATAAGGTGGTTGAAGAAACTAGGTTGTCGCACAGCACGTGGCTCCGGGACACTCTGCAGAGCTATTGCCGCGAGTTGGAATATTTTGTTAACTCTGCTTTCTTGATATCTCCAACCTCAACATCTCAGGCTCAGCAACTTATTCAGCCAGTTACAACTGGCCTCTCAATCGGGTTATTTCCTGTTCCAAGGGACCCTGAGGTCTTCGTCCAATTGCTGCAGTCTCAGGTTCTTGATGTGATACTTCCTGTTTGGAACCACCAGATGTTTCCAAACTGCAGTCCTGAGTTCATAGCTTCGATGATTTCGCTGGTCACACATGTGTACTCGGGAGTTGGTGATGTGAAGCGAAATCGTGCAGGAATCACAGGGAGTACAACGCAACGATACATGCCCCCACCTCCTGATGAAGCCACTATCACAACCATTGTTGAGATGGGTTTTACAAGGGCAAGAGCAGAAGAAGCACTGAGACGGGTTGAATCAAACAGTGTGGAGATGGCAATGGAGTGGTTGTTTAGTCACGCAGAGGATCCCGTGCAAGAGGATGATGAACTAGCCCGGGCTTTGGCTCTGTCACTTGGGAATTCATCTGAAACGACCAAGTCTGATGTTGCTGACAAGCCGATGGATGTTGCTACAGATGGGCCCCAAGCAAAGGCACCTCCAGTTGATGATGTTCTCTCTGCTCTGGTGAAGTTGTTTCAGAACAGCGATGTGATGGCATTCCCTTTGACTGATCTGCTTGTTACGCTCTGCAATCGGAAGAAAGGAGAAGAACGGCCGAAGGtgatttcttttcttataCAACAGTTGAAGCTCTGTAGACTGGATTTCTCAACAGACACAAGTGCACTGTGTATGATATCTCATGTTATAGCATTGGTTCTCTCCGAAGACGGAAGTGCACGTGAAATAGCTGCTCAGAATGGGATTGTCTCAGCTGCTATAGACATTTTGATGAACTTCAGGGCTAGAAACGAGCTAGCAGACGAGACTGTGGTTCCAAAATGCATCAGTGCTTTGCTACTTATCTTGGACAACATGCTTCAGCCCAGGCCAAAAGTTCTTTCTGAAAACTCTGAGGGCGTTAATACTGGGTCTTTAGCCGAACCATCTCCTGAGCAGGATTCTCTCTCCATCCTTGCACCGGTTACAGAAAACAAAGCTGGTTCGGAATTACCTGATAAGGAATCTGGCACTGTGTTGGAAAAGATATTTGGCAACTCAACCGGATATCTGACAATAGATGAGAGTCAGAAGTTGTTGCAAGTTGCCTGCGACTTCATTAAGCAGCATGTGCCTTCCATGATGATGCAAGCTGTTCTGCAGATATGTGCTCGTTTGACGAAAACACATGCTCTGGCTCTGCAATTTCTTGAATATGGTGGATTGGCAGCTCTTTTTAGTCTCCCAAGGGCTTGCTTCTTCCCTGGGTATGATACAGTTGCATCTGCCATCATTAGGCATCTACTTGAGGATCCTCAGACTCTACAAACAGCTATGGAATTGGAAATAAAGCAGACGTTGAGTGGAAGCAGACATGGTGGGCGTGTATCACCAAGAACATTCTTGACATCCATGGCTTCTGTTATATCTCGAGATCCCACTGTTTTCATGAAAGCTGCCTCGGCTGTTTGCCAGTTGGAGACGTCAGGAGGGAGGACCTTAGTCGTGTTGTTGAAGGAAAGGGACAAATCAAAATCATCTGCAAGTGAGCCTGGGTTGTCTTTGAATGAATCTGGTAATAAGATGCAGGATGGATCCGTGAAGTGCTCCAAAAGCCACAAGAAGGTTCCAGCAAATTTAACTCAAGTTATTGACCAGCTTCTTGATATTGTATTGAAGTTCCCTTCATCCAAAGGCCAGGAAGATTCTGGCTGTGACTTGACATTGATGGAGGTAGATGAACCAGACACAAAGGTGAAGGGTAAAGCAAAGGTTGATAGTACCAGAAAGAGTGATTCAGAATCTGAGAGATCTGCTGCACTAGCTAAGGTCACTTTCGTCCTCATTCTGTTGAGTGACATTCTCTTGATGTATGCACATGCAGTTGGGGTCATATTAAAACGGGATCTTGAACTGCAAGGGTCTAATCAATTGGAAAGTTCTGGAAATGGTGGTTTGCTCCATCATATTCTACATCACCTCCTCCCTCTATCAGCTCAGAAATCTGCTGGACCCGATGAATGGAGGGACAAGTTGTCTGAGAAAGCTTCTTCCTTCTTGGTTGCTCTCTGTGGCCGATCTGCTGAAGGGCGGAGGAGAGTTATCTGTGAGCTTGTTAAAACGTTTTCATCTTTCTCAAACCTGGAGAGCAACTCTAGCAGAACGACTCTGTTGCCAGATAAGAAGGTTTCGTCTTTTGCTGAGCTGGCATATTCTATTTTGTCAAAGAATTCATCCCCTGGTAACTTGCTTGGTTCTGGGTGTTCCACTGATGTGGCAAAAAGTATGATTGATGGAGGCATGGTTCAGTGCTTGGCCAGCATTCTCCAAGTAATAGACTTGGATCATCCTGATGCTCCCAAGATTGTAACTCTTATAGTCAAGTCTCTGGAGAGCCTCACAAGGGCTGCTAATATGAGTGAGCCAGTCTTCAGGCCTGAAGCAttgaataagaaaaagaacgCGATTTCAAGCGAAACAGTGAATGAACAGGCAAGTGCACCATCACCTGCTGAGTTGGCTGAGGAAAACCAGGACAGCTTCAATCAACAAGAAGCTCCAGGTACAGTTGAGATGCAAGAACAACAGCACCGAGGCGGATCTCCTGAAGGTGAAGGCAATATGCATGAAGAGAATCCTAATAATTCTGAGGGCCAAGATATGAGGAACGAAGTGGAGGCAATGGCTTCGAGCCCCACAACAAATCTTGGGATGGACTTCATAAGGGAAGAGATGGAGGATGGGGGCCCACCTCATGGTGGGAATCACATCGAGGTGACATTTCGCGTCGAGGGCAGAGCAGATGATGATATGGGTGATGAGGATGACATGGGGGAAGATGCTGAGGAGGATGATGACGACGATGATggggaggatgaggatgaagctGAGGATGGCACTGGCATGATGTCACTTCCCGATACTGATGTGGAAGATCATGATGATACTGGTATGGGAGATGACTTTAATGATGATAtgattgatgaagatgatgacgaTTTCCACGAGAATCGTGTAATAGAAGTCAGATGGAGAGAAGCTCTCGACGGTCTCGATCATCACCTGCAGGTGCTTGGGCAACCTGGAGCGAGTGGAGGCCTCATTGAAGGGTGGAACATGGATGACCTCTTTGGCCTCCGTCGGACTCTGGGTTTTGAGAGGCGTAGACAGACGGGTCGGTCTTCCTTTGATAGATCTGCCACAGAAGCTTCTGGTTTTCAACATCCTCTTTTGGTGAGGCCAAATCAGGCAGGAAACATGGTCTCTCTGAGGGACTTAGAATCTCTGCCAGCGGACAGCTTTGATGCATCTCATTTCTACATGTTTGATGCCCCCGTTCTTCCTTATGATCATGTACCTAGTAGTCTCTTTAGTACTCGCATTGGGAGCAGCTCGGTGCACCCACCTTTGGGTGACTACTCAATAGGGCTGGACTCATTGCAGTTACCAGGACGGAGAGGGCTTAGCGATGGCCGTTGGACTGATGATGGGCAACCCCCAGCGGGTCCTCAAGCGTCTGCTATTGCCCAAGCTGTAGAGGAACAGTTCTTATCTCAACTGCAGCGAAGCTCTCCTCCTGCTGAGAGGCAGCTACAGAGTTCAGGGCCACAGGAGAATCAGCTGCTTGATGCCGCTACCAACAATGGCAGCCGTCAGACAGCTGAAGGCGGTATTGATGAGACCCAAAGAAGCGAAGATCAGAACGAAGAAATCGGCAATGAAGTGCGAAATCAGCAGATTAATCCCGCTGTCGAGAGCATTCCCTCCCAAGAGCAAATCAATCCCGAGTCTTCTGCTGCAGAGGAGCCCATGTCTATCCAGCCACTTTCACTGAATAGCAGTCCTAATCAACAAGATAACATGGAGATAGGGAATGGTGATAGCGCAACTGCTACTGGGGAAGGCGAGACATTCCTTGAGTTTGTCATCTCATCTATGGAGACTGGTGGTGGTCAGGCTGATCCTGATGCTGAGGATGTGTCAGCTCGTGCAGTAGTTCGTGATGAATCTTTAGAGAGTACTGATATAGGAGCTGCTGATGGAACAGCTTCGGGGATGCCCGATGATGGTCAGGCTGCAGCTGCCCGGCCTACTACTGTTGATGTTGATATGAGCAGCTCTGACAATGAAATTGGTCAAGCTGATCCGTCTGGGGCTGTGGCCGAATCATTGCAACCAGAGGCTGTTGCTACTGTGAATGCTGATCTGCCTGAGCAAGCAGCAGTCAACAGTGAGGTTCCAGGTGGGAATGCGATTGACCCAACTTTCTTGGAGGCTTTACCTGAAGACCTCCGTGCAGAAGTTCTAGCTTCTCAGCAAGCTCAGCCTGTTCAGCCACCAGCCTATGTGCCACCTTCTGCAGATGAAATAGATCCCGAGTTTTTGGCTGCCCTTCCTCCTGATATCCAAGCAGAAGTTTTGGCTCAACAAAGAGCCCAGAGAGTAACCCAACAGGCCCAGCCTGTTGACATGGACAATGCCTCAATAATTGCTACATTTCCTGCTGACTTGCGTGAAGAG GTACTTTTGACTTCATCTGAAGCAGTCCTCTCAGCATTACCCTCTCCCTTGCTTGCTGAAGCTCAAATGCTCAGGGACCGAGCAATGAGTCACTATCAGGCTCGAAGCCTTTTTGGAGGCAGCCACCGGCTAAGCAGTCGAAGGAATGGCTTAGGATTTGACAGGCAGCCTGCCATGGACAGAGGTGTTGGAGTAACAATTGGGCAGAGGGCAGCGTCTGCTGTTTCAGATAACTTGAAGTTTAAAGAAATTGAAGGTGAACCACTTCTGGATTCCAGTGCATTGAAAGCATTGATTCGCCTCCTTAGATTAGCACAG CCTCTTGGTAAAGGCCTTCTGCAAAGACTCTTGCTGAACTTGTGTGCACATAGTGCAACCAGGGCAAATTTAGTCCACCTTTTGCTTGGCATGATCAAGCCTGAGGCTGAAGGTCTGCCAGGTGGATTGGCCACAATCAACTCTCAGAGGCTCTACGGATGCCAGTCAAATATCGTCTATGGTCGTTCGCAGCTGCTGGATG GTCTTCCTCCTCTGGTTTTGCGTCGCATTGTTGAAATTTTGACTTACTTGGCCACAAATCATTCTGCCGTTGCGAGTATGCTCTTCTATTTTGATCCCTCGAGTTTGGCAGAAGCTTCGAGTTTAGGATATTTGGACTCGAAATCATACAAAGGCAAAGAGAAAGTGGTTGAAGGAGTTTCTTCAAATGGATCTCAAGATGCTCAGGCCGAAGTTCCTCTAGTAATCTTCCTGAAGCTCTTGAACAGACCACTCTTTTCTCGGAGTACTACTCATTTCGAGCAG GTACTAGGTCTTATCCAAGTAGTAGTCTATGATGCTGCTGCTAAGTTGGAATCTGAGTCTCAATCTGAGAAAGCAATCGATGATGCTAAGGTTCCACCTGAACAAACTGGTGACCTTAAGAAAGAGAAATCTTCAAATGGTCCAGAAAACACTAGTGACAGCAATGATAAAGAGGCTAAAAGCACCACTGATGAGACATCCTCTTCAAAACCAAAGACGAGCGTCAACATATACGATGTCCTCTTGCAGCTGCCAAAGTCTGATCTTCGCAATTTATGTAGTCTGCTTGGTCGTGAAGG GCTTTCAGATAAAGTCTATCTGCTTGCTAGTGAGGTGCTGAAAAAGTTGTCCCGAGTTGCTGCCCCCCATCGGAAGCTTTTCATAATGGAACTCTCAGAACTGGCTCATGATCTGAGCAGCTCAGCTGTGAACGAGCTTGTGACACTGCGGAACACCCACATGCTGGGCTTGAGTGCTGGTTCTATGGCCGGGGCTGCAATCCTGCGTGTGCTTCAAGCTCTAAGTTCGCTCACCGCCGCTGGTGTTGGTGGGGCCAAAG GTCTCGATGCCGATAAGGAACTGGAGGAGCAAACCACAATGTGGAAGTTGAATCTCGCACTAGAGTCTTTGTGGCAAGAGCTGAGCGACTGTATAGGTGTGACTGAGGCCCAGCTCAGTCAAAGCTCTTTGGGCCCCACCATGCCAAATGTAAACGTCGTGGACCAAGTTCAGGGAATCTCAGCATCACCTCCCCTTCCTCCTGGGACTCAACGCCTCCTGCCTTACATTGAAGCCTTCTTTGTTTTGAGTGAGAAGCTACAGGCTAGTAGTAGCACAACCGTACAGCAGGACCAGGCAACTGTCACTGCTACAGAAGTCAAGGAATGCGTTGGAGCTTCCACTTCATCATCAACAACGAAGAGCAGTGCGGATTCCCAGAAAAGGCTGGATGGTTTGGTCACATTTGTGAAGTTCGCTGAGAAGCATCGCCGCCTCCTGAATGCCTTCATCAGACAGAACCCGGGCTTGCTGGAGAACTCACTCTCTATGATGCTGAAGGCACCAAGGCTCGTTGACTTTGACAACAAGAGATCCTACTTCAGATCGAGAATCAGGCAGCAGCACGAGCAGAGCCTCTCAGGTCCGCTTCGCATCAGCGTGAGACGGGCCTATGTTCTGGAGGACTCGTACAATCAGTTGAGGATGAGGTCCACTCAGGAGCTTAAGGGACGGCTTAATGTGCAGTTTCAGGGTGAAGAAGGCATCGATGCTGGTGGCCTGACCCGAGAGTGGTATCAGTTATTATCTAGGGTTATATTCGACAGAGGAGCATTGCTCTTCACCACTGTTGGAAATAATGCAACATTTCAGCCGAACCCTAATTCTGTCTATCAAACCGAGCATCTCTCCTATTTCAAATTCGTGGGCCGCGTG GTGGCGAAGGCATTGTTTGATGGGCAACTTTTGGATGTTCATTTTACTCGGTCATTTTACAAGCACATACTCGGTATAAAAGTGACTTACCATGACATTGAGGCTGTTGATCCTGACTATTACAAGAATCTCAAGTGGATGCTCGAG AATGATGTCAGCGATATTCCTGATCTGACATTTAGCATGGACGCGGATGAGGAAAAGCACATCCTTTATGAGAAAAATGAG GTCACTGATTACGAGCTCAAACCTGGAGGAAGGAACATAAGGGTCACGGAAGAAACAAAGCATGAATATGTTGATCTCGTTGCTGACCACATCTTGACTAACGCTATTCGGACTCAAATCAATTCTTTCCTAGAAGGCTTCAGTGAATTGATTCTACGTGATCTTATCTCCATATTCAACGACAAGGAGCTTGAGCTGCTTATCAGCGGGCTTCCAGAAATTGATT TGGATGACCTGAGAGCCAACACCGAGTACACTGGCTACACAGCAGCTTCTAGCGTCGTTCAGTGGTTCTGGGATGTTGTCAAAGGTTTCACCAAGGAAGACATGGCAAGGTTGCTGCAATTTGTAACTGGAACCTCGAAG GTTCCACTGGAGGGCTTTAGAGCTCTACAAGGTATATCAGGTCCTCAGAGGTTTCAGATTCATAAAGCTTATGGGGCTCCCGATCGACTACCCTCAGCACATACATG TTTCAATCAACTCGACCTGCCAGAATACACTTCGAAAGAGCAGCTGCAAGACCGCCTGCTTCTTGCAATCCATGAAGCCAGCGAAGGGTTTGGGTTTGGTTAA